A stretch of the Pantoea nemavictus genome encodes the following:
- a CDS encoding DUF2243 domain-containing protein produces MSLTNRTQYRDLKRSFLSAVPLGIGVMASVDEIIFHQLLAWHHFFDWGTPAYGLFSDGLLHSAELIAFVAGAFMMLNLIRDQSLCRLSAWSGFCTGLGGFQIFDGIVDHKLLRLHQIRYVDDLLTYDLVWNGAGLLMLLAGWLLYRRARRTEGAPWRR; encoded by the coding sequence TTGTCATTAACCAACCGGACTCAATATCGCGACCTTAAACGTTCTTTCCTCTCTGCCGTTCCGCTGGGTATTGGCGTGATGGCATCAGTGGATGAGATCATATTTCATCAGCTGCTGGCCTGGCATCACTTCTTTGACTGGGGCACTCCCGCCTATGGTCTATTTTCCGATGGGTTACTACATTCTGCCGAACTCATCGCCTTTGTAGCGGGCGCCTTCATGATGCTTAACCTCATCCGTGACCAGAGCCTGTGCAGACTGTCTGCATGGTCCGGTTTCTGTACGGGTCTGGGAGGTTTTCAGATTTTCGACGGCATTGTCGACCACAAGCTACTCAGACTTCATCAGATACGGTATGTGGATGATTTGTTGACCTACGACCTGGTGTGGAATGGCGCGGGACTGCTGATGCTGTTAGCTGGCTGGCTTCTGTACCGACGTGCACGAAGAACGGAGGGTGCCCCTTGGAGGAGATGA
- the gstA gene encoding glutathione transferase GstA, whose protein sequence is MKLYYAPDTCSLSPHIVLRELELEFELVKVDNRSKLTTDGRDFRTINPKGYVAALEMDDGQILTEGPAIVQYLADIKPEKGLAPRADTWARVRLQEWLNFITSEIHAGSAPLFNRMLSEDIKAIFREKLFRQFDFLQRTLSETTYLTGPSFSVADAYLFTVLGWCRLFSIELNRWPALSTYRDMINARPAVQAALLAEAQ, encoded by the coding sequence ATGAAACTCTACTACGCCCCGGATACCTGTTCGTTGTCACCACACATTGTGCTGCGCGAACTGGAGCTAGAATTTGAATTAGTCAAAGTAGACAACAGAAGCAAGCTCACCACTGACGGACGCGATTTCCGGACCATTAACCCTAAGGGGTATGTGGCTGCACTTGAAATGGATGATGGGCAGATACTGACTGAAGGTCCGGCCATTGTGCAGTACCTTGCTGATATTAAACCGGAGAAGGGTCTGGCACCGCGAGCAGACACCTGGGCTCGGGTGCGTCTGCAGGAATGGCTGAACTTTATCACCAGTGAAATACACGCCGGTTCGGCACCGTTGTTCAACCGCATGCTCTCTGAAGACATCAAAGCAATTTTTCGTGAGAAGTTATTCCGTCAGTTCGATTTCCTCCAGAGGACTCTCAGCGAAACAACCTACCTGACGGGTCCTTCCTTTAGTGTTGCTGATGCTTACCTCTTCACTGTGCTAGGTTGGTGTAGATTGTTCTCCATCGAGCTGAATCGCTGGCCGGCGTTATCAACGTATAGGGACATGATCAATGCGCGTCCTGCTGTGCAGGCCGCATTACTTGCTGAAGCGCAGTAA
- the chaB gene encoding putative cation transport regulator ChaB: MPYKSRNSLPDSVRHVLPAHAQDIYLAAFNSAWDEYKDKKDRKDDSSREEVSHKVAWAAVKHTYEKGSDDKWHKKKS, encoded by the coding sequence ATGCCCTATAAATCCCGAAACTCCCTGCCAGATAGCGTCAGACATGTTCTTCCTGCACATGCGCAGGATATTTACCTTGCTGCTTTTAACAGCGCGTGGGATGAGTATAAAGATAAAAAAGACCGTAAGGATGACAGCTCGCGGGAAGAAGTGTCACATAAAGTGGCCTGGGCTGCGGTCAAGCATACGTACGAAAAAGGCAGCGACGATAAATGGCATAAAAAGAAATCCTGA
- a CDS encoding VOC family protein: MSVIDHVEIAVKNAQVSLKFFEAALAPLGFSLIISVSPERTLTGGTRHGLGPEGYPRLWLHDKDLTGASTHLAFATSERATVDEFWRAALQAGGRDNGEPGIRNHYHSQYYAAYVLDPDGNNIEVVCQEG; encoded by the coding sequence ATGTCTGTTATCGACCATGTTGAAATTGCTGTAAAAAATGCACAGGTATCGCTTAAGTTTTTTGAAGCAGCGCTCGCTCCTCTGGGGTTCAGCCTGATTATTTCCGTGTCTCCGGAGCGGACGTTAACAGGCGGCACCCGGCACGGGCTGGGCCCGGAGGGATACCCGAGGCTCTGGCTTCATGATAAAGATCTAACAGGCGCCTCAACACATCTGGCTTTTGCTACCAGTGAACGGGCCACAGTCGACGAATTCTGGCGTGCCGCTCTACAGGCAGGCGGCAGAGACAATGGCGAGCCGGGAATTCGCAACCATTACCACTCTCAATACTACGCCGCTTATGTCCTGGATCCTGACGGTAATAACATCGAAGTCGTTTGTCAGGAAGGATAA
- a CDS encoding helix-turn-helix transcriptional regulator encodes MVESLAGQEAMSVSAFLRHSKSVTNMSPVQYQKRVRLHHARTKLLARQQSVTSVAMEVGYRSVPQFIREYARFFGRSPLKDAASLRNEANGAESPLNHHD; translated from the coding sequence ATGGTTGAATCACTGGCCGGCCAGGAAGCCATGAGCGTATCGGCCTTTCTTCGTCATTCTAAGTCCGTGACAAACATGAGTCCGGTTCAGTATCAGAAACGCGTCCGCCTTCATCATGCCAGAACCAAATTACTGGCGCGTCAGCAGAGCGTTACGTCTGTAGCCATGGAGGTGGGCTATCGCAGCGTGCCCCAGTTTATTCGTGAGTACGCCCGTTTCTTTGGTCGCTCTCCTTTAAAAGACGCTGCAAGTCTCCGGAACGAGGCTAATGGTGCAGAAAGCCCGTTGAATCACCACGATTAA
- a CDS encoding SDR family NAD(P)-dependent oxidoreductase, whose translation MNQSFKSKVAVITGGGSGIGLAIAKSMSDEGADIIITGRNAETLQEAVKALGKNVKGIVADVSSKVSLDALYEQVKAEFGHIDILVANAGGGVHAPLGEITEKQIHDQFATNVKGVVLTVQQALPLLGKGSSVIIIGSTASADPGPTMSIYGATKAAVRNMMRSWITELHGSGIRINIVSPGPVNTASLRAAFGDNAEEGIAFLTAKSPLGRIGEPEEIAAVVSFLASDASSYVNGIELFADGGASQT comes from the coding sequence ATGAATCAGTCATTTAAAAGTAAGGTGGCCGTAATTACTGGTGGCGGAAGCGGTATTGGTCTGGCTATAGCAAAAAGTATGAGCGATGAAGGCGCAGACATCATTATCACTGGCCGGAATGCAGAAACCCTTCAGGAGGCGGTAAAGGCTCTGGGGAAAAATGTAAAAGGGATTGTGGCTGACGTCAGCAGTAAGGTTAGTCTTGATGCGCTTTATGAACAGGTTAAAGCGGAATTCGGCCACATTGATATTCTTGTCGCGAATGCCGGCGGTGGGGTGCATGCGCCGCTTGGTGAAATCACTGAAAAACAGATCCACGACCAGTTTGCCACCAATGTTAAAGGCGTTGTGTTGACTGTTCAGCAGGCTTTGCCCTTGCTTGGAAAGGGTTCAAGCGTGATTATCATTGGCTCGACGGCGTCAGCAGACCCGGGACCCACCATGAGTATTTATGGTGCGACCAAAGCCGCAGTCAGAAACATGATGAGAAGCTGGATTACAGAGCTGCACGGTTCGGGTATACGCATAAACATTGTCAGCCCGGGCCCTGTGAATACGGCGTCGCTCAGAGCCGCATTTGGCGATAATGCCGAAGAGGGGATCGCCTTCCTCACCGCTAAAAGTCCGTTGGGACGTATCGGAGAACCGGAAGAAATAGCCGCTGTTGTTTCTTTCCTGGCCAGTGATGCCTCAAGTTATGTGAATGGTATAGAGCTGTTCGCTGACGGGGGCGCCTCTCAAACCTGA
- a CDS encoding TetR/AcrR family transcriptional regulator produces MNDTEKTIKAPRRAFDRESGVQTAKALFHQRGYDAVGITELTKTLNINPPSLYAAYGSKAGLFERCLDLYVAEGNLPADKILTPGRPLNEAVADLFITAARLYARSHVQRGCLVAEGMRADDPQARDLASRYGEAGIQFIRSYIRQYEPARDRELSDYVVTTLRGFSAAAVTGLSKARLTAVAQLAGQTFSALMTPKNV; encoded by the coding sequence ATGAACGATACCGAAAAAACAATAAAAGCACCCAGGCGGGCATTTGACAGAGAGTCCGGCGTGCAGACGGCTAAAGCGCTGTTTCATCAGCGTGGTTATGATGCTGTCGGTATTACGGAACTGACAAAGACGCTGAATATAAATCCTCCCAGCCTTTACGCCGCTTACGGTAGTAAAGCAGGGCTGTTTGAACGCTGCCTTGATCTCTATGTGGCAGAAGGAAACCTGCCGGCTGACAAAATTCTGACTCCGGGCAGGCCGCTGAATGAGGCGGTGGCAGATCTTTTTATAACTGCTGCACGCTTATACGCCCGATCTCATGTTCAGCGAGGCTGTCTTGTGGCTGAAGGTATGCGTGCCGATGATCCACAGGCCCGGGATCTGGCAAGTCGCTATGGTGAGGCAGGGATTCAGTTCATAAGAAGTTATATCCGGCAGTATGAACCTGCACGGGACCGCGAGCTTTCTGATTATGTCGTGACGACGCTACGGGGCTTTTCTGCAGCCGCAGTAACGGGACTGTCAAAAGCCAGGTTAACTGCCGTGGCTCAGCTGGCCGGACAGACATTCAGCGCTCTCATGACGCCAAAAAATGTTTAA
- a CDS encoding LysR family transcriptional regulator, which translates to MMNLLHWRLIVAVADACNISRAAVEIGMTQSGASQAIAQLEASLGFPLFTRERRYIGVTALGEPVIEHARNMLAQLNAIRVLADESRGLTSGRIRLASFPSVTSTLLPGLLRNFKRLHPGIEVIILEGTDEEVEEWLAADTVELGVVMNPVPGRAEIVLGQDAWVAVMHGSNLQARHARTYGITLEELADQPFILATGGCVVNGKSLMEKAGLQLSDIRVTVRDWISACKLVGEGMGVALVPESALPEELRGLCVVPLTPSIHREFGLVCSLSGNASGATQSLLKGLRKGG; encoded by the coding sequence ATGATGAATCTCTTACATTGGCGACTAATAGTGGCTGTGGCGGATGCCTGTAATATCTCGCGCGCCGCCGTGGAGATAGGAATGACCCAGTCTGGTGCCAGCCAGGCTATTGCCCAATTAGAGGCTTCACTGGGATTCCCGTTATTTACGCGGGAGCGACGCTATATCGGTGTCACCGCGCTGGGTGAGCCGGTTATCGAACACGCAAGAAACATGCTTGCGCAGCTGAACGCAATCCGCGTGCTGGCTGACGAGAGCCGGGGGTTAACTAGCGGGCGCATTCGGCTGGCCAGTTTTCCATCAGTGACTTCAACATTGTTGCCCGGACTGCTGCGGAACTTTAAGCGCCTGCATCCAGGTATTGAAGTGATAATCCTTGAAGGTACGGATGAGGAAGTAGAGGAGTGGCTGGCAGCAGACACCGTTGAACTGGGCGTGGTAATGAATCCCGTACCCGGTCGTGCAGAGATTGTATTAGGACAGGATGCCTGGGTGGCGGTAATGCATGGCAGTAATCTACAGGCTCGTCATGCAAGGACTTATGGCATTACGCTTGAGGAGCTTGCAGACCAGCCCTTTATTTTGGCGACGGGCGGATGTGTGGTTAATGGAAAAAGCCTGATGGAAAAGGCAGGCTTGCAACTCTCTGACATACGCGTGACAGTACGCGATTGGATCAGCGCCTGTAAGCTGGTCGGTGAAGGCATGGGAGTCGCCCTTGTACCTGAATCAGCCCTGCCGGAGGAACTTCGCGGCCTGTGCGTGGTGCCGTTGACACCGTCTATACACCGTGAATTTGGGTTGGTGTGTTCGTTATCCGGAAACGCTTCTGGTGCGACGCAGTCGCTACTTAAAGGACTACGTAAAGGAGGATGA